A window of Actinomycetes bacterium genomic DNA:
ATCGTGGCCTGGCCGGGGAGGTGACAGCAGCGGGTGAGTGGGTCACGGCGGACACCGAGCGCGGCCAGGACCGGCGGGGGGCGCGTAGCGGCCCACTCGGCCGGTCGCGGCCACCGACCGGGCGCCGGCCGCCACCGCCGCGGCGCTGCTGGCGAGCACGCTGGCCAGGGTGTGCCGCAGTCCCCGCCGGTCACGCGGGTCGGGGAGCATCGCCAGCCGCGCCAGCAGGCCAGGGCACTCGCGCAGGGCAAGCAGGCGGGCATGGCCGAGGTCGGTGACGGCGGCGGGGATGGGGGATGGGAGGGCGGCAGGCACGGCGGTCCCGTCAGGGCATGAGGCGATGAGAACCGCATGATCTCGGAATCCCGTGCCTGCTTCACGTCTATCCTGTCAGACCACCCTCATCGGCCATAACGACACTTTGCCAGAGCCCTGGCCAAGCCTGTGATTGCTTCCGGCGTCCACCGGCTGAACGCGATCCTCTTCCTGCACGAGCGGCGGCAAGGTCCGCTCATGGTCTGGAGCGAGCACCGCGTCGTGGGCTGCCTCAGTCGACGTGGTCGTCGTCGGGCTCAGGGACCGTCCGGTGCCTCGGGCGGCATCGCGTCGACTCGGCCGATCCTGAAGCCACCGATGCCACCGAAGTGGGGCACGTACTTCTCGCCCGGATCGAGCACGAGCTTCTCATACGTCGGCGTCCACTGGACGATGAAGCGGCGGTCGCACGTGGAGCAGGACCACTCCTCGGCGCCCGACGGCTTGGACTCTACCAAGACCATCTCGTGCCGCCGTTGCTCAGGCTGCGGTAGGGGACCTGACGACGTGCTGCTCCTTCCTTGCGCTATGCCGTGGGCCCCTTCGATCAATGCAACAGGTCAGGCGGCACGGCTTGTAGCCAGAGTGCCCGTCGATGGCGATGTCATCAAGATGCCTTCCCGCCCCTGTCGCGGCGATCTGGGCGATCTGTCCTAGACGGGCCGGCGCAGGCGGATCTGTTCGTTGAGCGCAACCGTGGCCGGATCGGGCTCGACACCCAGCTCGCCGCGGAGCGCCTCGGCGCACGCCTGGTACTGGCGCAGCGCGAGGTGGGGTTGACCCTGGCGGCTGTAGCAGCGCATCAACCGGCGGTGGGCGTCCTCCCGGCAGGAGTCACGCTCGATGATCCGCCGGCACAGGGCGGCGCAGGAGGCGTAGCTGCCCTGGCCGAAGTAGAGCTGGCTCAGCCGGTCCAGGGTGTCGAGGTACTCGAGCCGGAGGCGCTCGCGGCTGAGCACGGACCACTCCTCGTAGGGGTCGTCGGCCAGGAAGTCCCCCTGGTACACCGAGGCGGCCAGCTCGTACTCGGCGATCGCCCCGGTCAGCTCCCCGGTCTCCTCGAGCTGCCGGCCGGAGGCAACGTGGCGCTCGAACTCGTCGATGTCGAGCCAGAGCCCGACGTCGGCGTGGAGCCGGTAGGCGCCGCCCTCGAGCACGACGACGGGCGCGTCGGCGGCGGCCCGGAGCGCACGGCGCAGGCCGTGGACGGCGACGTTCAGGCTGTTGCGGGCCGCCTCGGGCGTCGAGTCGGGCCAGAACACCTCCATCAGCACCTCGCGGGCCGGCCAGGGGGCGCGGTGGGTGAGCAGGTACTTGAGCAGGGCGCGGCCGCGGCCGCTGGGCCAGCTGGTGACCGGCACCTGGTTCAGCGTCACCCGGAGCGGGCCGAGCAGGTGGACGGTGAGGGTGGGAGCCCCCCGCCCGGCAGGGGCTGGCGGCACCGGCCCGACGCCCCCCTCATCAGCCGGGCCGACGTCCCCCTCCTCAGGTGGGAAGGACACCGCGGCGGATTGGAGCTGGGCCAGGCCCAGGAACTCTCTGGTGTGGACAGCGTCGCGCTGGGGAACGATCACGCGGCGTACCTTCGACCACCATCCGGCCGGCTCCTGCCCGGAAGGCCCCTGTCCGGGTGGGTTCTGCCCGGGCTGCTGCGTCCCAGGCGGCTCGTCCTGGACCGGCTTGAACGGCAGCGGCGTCTGCGACCAGCCGTAGGCGTCGACCAGCGTGCCCGAAACCCGGGCGGTGTCCAGGTGGCCGCGGAGTTGCATGGCCGCCTCGTGGATGGTGCCTTCGAGGGCGAGCAGGGCCGAGTAATGCCGATCCCGCTCGTGCTCCAGCTCCTGCACGCGCCGGGCCAGCCGCTCCGCCACGGCCACGACGTCGGTCAGCACCCGCTCCCCCACCCGGGAGGCGGCGGTCACGGCCCGGCCGAAGTAGGTGCGGGCATCCTCCAGGTCGCCGGTCCTCGACGCCAGCGTGCCGAGCTGCCAGGACGCCCAGGCCTGGTGCCGCGGCAGGCCGGTCCCGTCGGCCAGGGCGCTCGCGGCCAGGGCCCGGGCGCGGGCGTGGGCCAGGTCGTCCTGGCCGAGCGCGAGGGCGCTCTCAGCCAGCATGCTCCGGCAGGCGCCCTCTGGGTCGTGCCGTTTGACGAACAGGGAAGCGGCGGTGGAGAAGCGGTCCCGGGCGGCCGCGGACCGGCCGCTGGCCGCGGCGATCTCTCCGTGGTGGTAGAGCAGCCGCGGCTCGACGTTGAGCACCCGTCCCGGGAGGCGGTCGAGCCACCCCCCGAGCGTCTCCCACTGGCCGAGGTCCATGAGCCGGTCGGCCTCCCCGGCCATCACCTCGGCGGCGCGAGCGGGGTCGCCCAGCCGCAGGTAGAGCGGGATCGCGCGCTCGGTGGCCCCCATGCCGGTCAGGCGGTCGGCCGTGCGGCGGACGACCTCGCCCGAGGGGAGATGGCGCAGGGTCGGGGCCGAGCGGAGCGGCGCCCGCCACACCGTGCGGATCCGCGACCATCCGTCGGCGAGCGCCTGCAGCCACGGCCCGGGCGGGGGCGCGCCGCCGCCCAGTGCGGCGCCGGTGAGGGTCGGGTGACCGTACTCGACCTCGAGCATGAGGCCGAGGAAGCGCCGGGCCTGGGCGTCGAGCATGAAGAGCCAGGCGTCGGCCAGGTAGCGGAGCAGCTCCCCGGCGCTCCCCGCCCAGGCCAGTCGCTGCTGCACCAGCCTCGGCCCGAGCGCGGTGCACGCCGAGGCGACGGCGTCGAGCGTGGCCGCCTGCCCCCGGCAGAGCGCCGCCGCCCGCGCCGCCGCGTCGCCGGACAGCCCGGGCGCCGCCCGCTCGAGCATGGCGCGGGCGGCCGCCGGCGCGATCCGCAGGTCGCGGCTGGCCAGGCGGGCGGTCGACCCGGGGAGGGCGGCCGGTGGCAGGTCCCGATGGCTGGTGACGACGACGGCGAGCTGGGCCGGCAAGGCTGGGAGCAGGTGCCGGCCGACCAGCCCGAGGGTCGGGTGGCCGTCGTCGAGATGGTGGGCGTGCTCGAGGACCAGCGCGCCGGTGGCGGGCAGGGCCTCGGCCAGTTCCTCCGCCATCCGTGCGAACGCCGGCGGCCAGCCCGCGACGGGGCCCGGCTGCGCGCGCATGAGCTCGAGCGTGGCGCGGCCGAAGCCGGCCGAGGTGCGCTGCATGGCGGCGATCAGGGAGGCGAGGAACAGGCCCGGGTCACGGTCCTCGGGACCGAGCCGGACCCAGACCACGTCGCTCCTGCCCTGCCGCGTGAACGCGGTGGACAGGCCCTCGCTGAGCAGGTAGCCGGGTTCGGGGGTGAGCACGGTCCTCCCGCTGGCGGCCGCCTCGTCGAGGACTGGGTGCTCGGCGGCGGGACGCGGGCCGTGTGGCATGGCTGACTTGGCGACGAACGCCATGGTCCCCCCGGACCGTTCGGCAGGGCCCCGCTGCCCGGCCACCACGTAGCAGAGCGAGGTCACCTGCCACTCCACGCCTCGGTGTACCAGATGTCAACCCTTTTGCGAGCAACGCACCTTCTCGGATGATGCGAAGGCTTGGGGCGTTTGACGGCTCGCAGCGCGCCCTGGCTGCGGCGGCCTTCCCCTACGCCTGCGCCGGCGTGCGCTCGTCGCCGAACAGGCGGAGCAGCGCCTGGCCTTCCGGGGTGAGCCGGTACAGCACCCGGTAGCCCCGCCGCGTGGAGGTGACCACGCCGGCCCGGCGCAGCCGGGTGAGCTGCTGGGACACGGCCGGACCGGACACCCCGAGCCGGCGGGCGAGGTCGTCGGTGGTGACCGGCTCGACCAGGTTGCGGATGACCACGGCGCGGCTCTGCCCGACCAGCTCGGTGAGGGCGACGGCGGGCGCGGCCGCGACCCGGTCGAAGGCCCGGCCCAGCCCCCTGGGATGGTAGGCGGTCGCGGGCTGCCAGGGCCGCTCGGTGGTGACCAGCAGCCGCGGCCACGCGAAGAAGACGGGGACCAGCACCAGCCCGCGCCCCTCCGGGTACAGGTCGGCCTCGAAGCCCTTGACCACCTCCAGCACCCCGGCGCGCAGCCGCACCCGCTCGTGCAGGTCGCCGAAGAGCCCGGCCGGCCCGCTTGCGGCCAGCCGCTCGGCCCGGTGGCGCAGGTCGGCCTCGAGGATCTGCTGGATGCGCGGCCAGTGCGGCTCGACCGCGGCCGTCCAGTAGGCCCGGCAGGCGGTGGTGAGCCGGTCAAGGGCGGCCGCCGGCTCGCGCCGGTAGGCGGTGGCGAGTCGCTCGGGGACCTGCCCGCCGGACACGGCGGCCAGGTCGGCCCGGACGACCTCCTCAGGGGTTGCCCGGACCCGGTCGAGCTGGTCGTCCAGGTCGGGGCGGGGCGACTCGGGCGGCGGCACCACGAAGTCGGGCATGCCGTCGCGCAGGCGGACCAGCTCGGTGAGGGGGTCGAGGTCCAGGCCGGCAACGGCCCGGCGCGCCTCGGTGACCCAGGGGCCGTACAGGATCGGCGCCCGCCAGGCCGACAG
This region includes:
- a CDS encoding transposase family protein, giving the protein MPAALPSPIPAAVTDLGHARLLALRECPGLLARLAMLPDPRDRRGLRHTLASVLASSAAAVAAGARSVAATGRVGRYAPPAGPGRARCPP
- a CDS encoding BTAD domain-containing putative transcriptional regulator, whose product is MTSLCYVVAGQRGPAERSGGTMAFVAKSAMPHGPRPAAEHPVLDEAAASGRTVLTPEPGYLLSEGLSTAFTRQGRSDVVWVRLGPEDRDPGLFLASLIAAMQRTSAGFGRATLELMRAQPGPVAGWPPAFARMAEELAEALPATGALVLEHAHHLDDGHPTLGLVGRHLLPALPAQLAVVVTSHRDLPPAALPGSTARLASRDLRIAPAAARAMLERAAPGLSGDAAARAAALCRGQAATLDAVASACTALGPRLVQQRLAWAGSAGELLRYLADAWLFMLDAQARRFLGLMLEVEYGHPTLTGAALGGGAPPPGPWLQALADGWSRIRTVWRAPLRSAPTLRHLPSGEVVRRTADRLTGMGATERAIPLYLRLGDPARAAEVMAGEADRLMDLGQWETLGGWLDRLPGRVLNVEPRLLYHHGEIAAASGRSAAARDRFSTAASLFVKRHDPEGACRSMLAESALALGQDDLAHARARALAASALADGTGLPRHQAWASWQLGTLASRTGDLEDARTYFGRAVTAASRVGERVLTDVVAVAERLARRVQELEHERDRHYSALLALEGTIHEAAMQLRGHLDTARVSGTLVDAYGWSQTPLPFKPVQDEPPGTQQPGQNPPGQGPSGQEPAGWWSKVRRVIVPQRDAVHTREFLGLAQLQSAAVSFPPEEGDVGPADEGGVGPVPPAPAGRGAPTLTVHLLGPLRVTLNQVPVTSWPSGRGRALLKYLLTHRAPWPAREVLMEVFWPDSTPEAARNSLNVAVHGLRRALRAAADAPVVVLEGGAYRLHADVGLWLDIDEFERHVASGRQLEETGELTGAIAEYELAASVYQGDFLADDPYEEWSVLSRERLRLEYLDTLDRLSQLYFGQGSYASCAALCRRIIERDSCREDAHRRLMRCYSRQGQPHLALRQYQACAEALRGELGVEPDPATVALNEQIRLRRPV
- a CDS encoding DUF5937 family protein; the encoded protein is MIRIHLDQRDLGRIRLATSPLAELVFSVVALSAWRAPILYGPWVTEARRAVAGLDLDPLTELVRLRDGMPDFVVPPPESPRPDLDDQLDRVRATPEEVVRADLAAVSGGQVPERLATAYRREPAAALDRLTTACRAYWTAAVEPHWPRIQQILEADLRHRAERLAASGPAGLFGDLHERVRLRAGVLEVVKGFEADLYPEGRGLVLVPVFFAWPRLLVTTERPWQPATAYHPRGLGRAFDRVAAAPAVALTELVGQSRAVVIRNLVEPVTTDDLARRLGVSGPAVSQQLTRLRRAGVVTSTRRGYRVLYRLTPEGQALLRLFGDERTPAQA